In a genomic window of Prochlorococcus marinus str. GP2:
- the uvrA gene encoding excinuclease ABC subunit UvrA produces the protein MAIKIDNNFAEDNSIIIRGARQHNLKNIDLSLPRNKFIVFTGVSGSGKSSLAFDTIFAEGQRRYVESLSAYARQFLGQVDKPDVDNIEGLSPAISIDQKSTSHNPRSTVGTVTEIQDYLRLLFGRAGEPHCHHCGIPIAPQTIDEMVDQILLLPEGTRYQLLAPVVRGKKGTHTKLINGLAAEGFARVRINGEVRELADSIELDKNQIHNIEVVVDRLIAREGIQERLNDSLQTCLKRGDGLAIVEVVPKKGENLPPNLEREKLYSENYACPVHGSIVEELSPRLFSFNSPYGACPDCHGIGYLKKFTADRVIPDQSLPVYAAIAPWSEKDNTYYFSLLYSVGQAYGFELKTPWKDLSELQKKVLLLGSDKPILIQADSRFKTSSGFERPFEGILPILERQLNEANGELAKQKLEKYLELVPCKTCSGKRLRPEALAVKLGPYNITDLTSISVSETLTHIERMMGLGKIKKENISLSEKQKQIGELVLKEIRLRLKFLINVGLDYLTLDRPAMTLSGGEAQRIRLATQIGAGLTGVLYVLDEPSIGLHQRDNDRLLETLKSLRDLGNTLVVVEHDEDTMKSADYLVDIGPGAGVYGGEIIAKGSYQDVLKSERSLTGAYLSGRKSIPTPKERRSSVKKSLILNSCSKNNLKNISVEFPLGRLVSVTGVSGSGKSTLINELLHPALCHSLGLKVPFPQGVEELKGIKAIDKVIVIDQSPIGRTPRSNPATYTGAFDPIRQIFTATVEAKARGYQAGQFSFNVKGGRCEACKGQGVNVIEMNFLPDVYVQCEVCKGARFNRETLQVKYKGFNISDVLEMTVEQAAETFSAIPQAADRLTTLVDVGLGYVKLGQPAPTLSGGEAQRVKLATELSKRATGKTLYLIDEPTTGLSFYDVHKLMDVIQRLVDKGNSVIVIEHNLDVIRCSDWIIDLGPDGGDKGGEIIAEGIPEDVAKHPTSYTAKYLKKVLK, from the coding sequence ATGGCTATAAAAATTGATAATAATTTTGCAGAGGATAATTCAATTATTATTAGGGGAGCTCGTCAACATAATTTAAAAAATATTGACCTTTCTCTACCTAGGAATAAATTTATTGTTTTTACAGGAGTTAGTGGAAGTGGTAAAAGTTCTTTAGCCTTTGATACGATTTTTGCTGAAGGTCAAAGAAGATATGTAGAAAGTTTATCAGCATATGCTAGGCAATTTTTAGGTCAAGTAGATAAACCAGATGTTGACAATATTGAGGGCTTATCACCTGCTATTTCAATTGATCAAAAATCAACAAGTCATAATCCTCGATCAACAGTTGGAACAGTAACAGAGATACAAGATTATTTAAGATTGTTGTTTGGTCGTGCTGGTGAACCGCATTGTCATCATTGTGGAATTCCAATTGCGCCACAAACAATTGATGAAATGGTTGATCAAATTCTTTTATTGCCAGAGGGAACAAGGTACCAATTGTTGGCTCCTGTAGTAAGAGGAAAGAAAGGAACTCATACAAAATTAATAAATGGACTAGCTGCTGAGGGTTTCGCTAGAGTAAGAATTAACGGGGAGGTAAGAGAACTTGCAGATAGTATTGAATTAGATAAAAATCAAATTCATAATATTGAAGTTGTAGTTGATAGACTAATTGCAAGAGAAGGAATACAAGAAAGATTAAATGATTCTCTTCAAACTTGCCTCAAGAGAGGTGATGGTCTAGCAATAGTAGAAGTTGTTCCAAAAAAAGGAGAAAATTTACCACCTAATCTAGAGAGAGAAAAACTTTATTCAGAAAATTATGCATGTCCTGTACATGGTTCTATTGTTGAGGAGCTTTCTCCTAGGCTATTTTCCTTTAATAGCCCATATGGTGCGTGTCCAGACTGTCATGGGATAGGTTATTTAAAAAAATTTACTGCTGATAGAGTTATACCTGATCAATCATTACCTGTTTATGCTGCAATAGCGCCTTGGAGTGAAAAAGATAATACTTATTACTTCTCTTTACTTTATTCTGTAGGACAAGCTTATGGTTTTGAATTAAAAACTCCTTGGAAGGATTTAAGTGAATTGCAAAAAAAAGTTCTACTTTTGGGATCAGATAAACCAATATTAATTCAAGCTGACAGCCGTTTTAAAACTTCTAGTGGTTTTGAAAGACCTTTTGAGGGAATTTTACCAATATTAGAAAGGCAATTGAATGAAGCTAATGGAGAGTTGGCAAAACAAAAATTAGAAAAGTACCTAGAATTAGTTCCTTGTAAGACATGTTCTGGTAAAAGATTAAGGCCTGAGGCTTTGGCAGTTAAACTTGGCCCATATAATATTACTGATTTAACATCCATAAGCGTTTCTGAAACTTTAACGCACATAGAGCGCATGATGGGATTAGGCAAGATTAAGAAGGAAAATATATCTTTATCAGAAAAACAAAAACAGATAGGTGAATTGGTTTTAAAAGAAATTCGTTTACGTTTAAAGTTTTTAATTAATGTTGGTTTAGATTATTTAACTTTAGATAGACCAGCCATGACTTTGTCTGGCGGAGAAGCTCAGCGTATTAGATTGGCTACGCAAATAGGCGCAGGCCTTACTGGTGTTCTGTATGTATTAGATGAACCAAGTATTGGGTTGCATCAAAGAGATAATGACAGATTATTAGAAACATTAAAAAGCTTAAGAGACCTTGGTAATACTTTAGTTGTTGTTGAACATGACGAAGATACTATGAAATCTGCAGATTATTTAGTAGATATTGGTCCAGGTGCAGGCGTTTATGGCGGGGAAATTATTGCTAAGGGATCATATCAAGATGTCTTGAAATCAGAGAGGTCCCTTACTGGGGCCTATCTTAGTGGTAGGAAGTCGATTCCTACTCCAAAAGAACGTAGATCTTCTGTAAAAAAAAGTTTAATTTTAAATAGTTGTTCAAAAAATAATTTAAAGAATATTTCTGTAGAATTTCCATTGGGTAGACTAGTTTCTGTAACTGGTGTTAGTGGCAGTGGCAAAAGTACTTTGATAAATGAATTACTTCATCCTGCCTTGTGTCATTCTCTGGGATTAAAAGTCCCTTTTCCGCAGGGGGTTGAAGAGTTAAAGGGTATAAAGGCGATTGATAAAGTTATCGTTATTGATCAATCTCCAATAGGGAGAACACCAAGATCAAATCCTGCCACTTACACAGGTGCCTTTGATCCTATAAGGCAAATATTTACCGCCACAGTGGAAGCCAAAGCAAGGGGTTATCAGGCTGGCCAGTTTAGTTTTAATGTAAAAGGAGGAAGATGCGAAGCATGTAAAGGCCAAGGAGTTAATGTCATAGAAATGAATTTTTTGCCAGATGTGTATGTTCAATGTGAAGTATGCAAAGGAGCTCGCTTTAATAGGGAAACTCTTCAAGTTAAATATAAAGGTTTTAATATATCTGACGTCTTAGAGATGACTGTTGAACAAGCTGCAGAAACTTTTTCTGCTATACCTCAAGCTGCTGATAGGTTAACTACATTAGTAGATGTTGGATTAGGATATGTCAAATTAGGCCAACCTGCTCCTACATTATCTGGGGGAGAGGCTCAAAGAGTTAAATTAGCTACAGAATTATCTAAAAGAGCTACTGGAAAAACTCTTTATTTGATTGATGAACCAACTACAGGTTTAAGTTTTTATGATGTTCATAAATTAATGGATGTGATACAACGTTTGGTAGATAAAGGGAATTCTGTAATTGTTATAGAACATAACTTAGATGTAATTAGGTGTTCTGACTGGATTATTGATTTAGGACCTGATGGGGGAGATAAAGGTGGCGAAATTATCGCAGAAGGTATTCCTGAAGATGTAGCGAAACATCCCACAAGCTATACAGCAAAATATCTTAAAAAAGTACTTAAATAA
- a CDS encoding AAA family ATPase → MLIQLKIVNIALIEIIEINFEKGLNIITGDSGSGKSLILDSLNVLFGGTNIPLKHLIRPGKDHCTVEAIFSTSFQINNWLICNGFKSSFSVLNIKRISYKKNNKVLSKYSLNNSSINKKLLEELGRLLIDFAGQSDTFIFDTQEKRRLIIDDLCSQEVKDTSVNIKNIWGKIQVLKCLMNEKIESFKKNEENHLITKEILKTLEEANLESSQEILELELLENKLVNNLEINNSIKSSLNNLNNFSHDEPSVASLINQSIKNLNRTADFDLKIQKFRENLLDIQIHVEDLIFALNSYIQDIENNESNLSEIQKRLFFLKNLERTFSLDLPKLIKKRDQLRTYFQKIDKDKEISNIENQIKNLQSNLNSLFLTQSTERKKIAKQLQNSVISILRDLGLENANFLIQVLECKPSGDGIDNINFLFSANPDQKLAPLSNVISGGEMSRFLLAIKSSISTKPNTFFLDEIDNGLSGKSLFSLVELIKKISHDQQVLCITHQPFLAAGGLAHFKVNKNVIDGITYTSISKLTTKKQRKHELVELIGGGSSELNEYASKLLDKFAA, encoded by the coding sequence ATGCTCATACAATTAAAAATAGTAAATATTGCCTTAATAGAAATTATAGAAATTAATTTCGAAAAAGGTTTGAACATAATTACAGGTGATTCTGGTTCAGGAAAATCACTGATATTAGATTCCTTAAATGTTTTATTTGGTGGAACCAATATACCTTTAAAGCACTTAATCCGTCCAGGAAAAGATCATTGTACAGTTGAGGCAATATTTTCCACTTCTTTCCAAATTAATAACTGGTTAATTTGTAATGGGTTTAAAAGTAGTTTTTCAGTACTAAATATTAAGAGAATATCTTACAAAAAAAATAATAAAGTTTTATCTAAATATAGCCTTAACAATTCATCAATTAACAAAAAATTATTAGAAGAACTTGGACGGTTATTGATAGATTTTGCAGGACAATCAGATACTTTTATATTTGATACTCAAGAGAAAAGAAGATTAATTATTGATGATTTATGCTCGCAAGAAGTGAAAGATACTAGTGTGAATATTAAAAATATATGGGGAAAAATTCAGGTTTTAAAATGTTTAATGAATGAAAAAATAGAATCCTTTAAGAAGAATGAAGAAAATCACTTAATAACTAAAGAAATATTGAAAACTCTAGAGGAGGCTAATTTAGAGTCCAGTCAGGAAATCTTAGAATTAGAGTTACTAGAAAATAAACTTGTCAATAATCTCGAAATAAATAATTCAATTAAATCATCTTTAAATAACTTAAATAATTTCAGTCATGATGAACCATCAGTTGCGTCTTTGATAAATCAATCAATAAAAAATTTAAATAGAACAGCAGATTTTGATTTAAAAATTCAAAAATTTAGAGAAAATTTATTAGATATACAAATTCACGTTGAAGATTTAATTTTCGCTTTAAACTCATATATACAAGACATAGAGAATAATGAATCTAACCTTTCAGAAATACAAAAAAGATTATTTTTTTTAAAAAACTTGGAGAGAACTTTTTCATTGGATTTACCTAAATTAATTAAAAAGCGAGATCAATTAAGGACATATTTTCAAAAAATCGATAAAGATAAAGAGATTTCTAATATTGAAAATCAAATTAAAAACTTACAAAGTAATTTAAATTCTTTATTTCTCACTCAATCCACTGAAAGAAAAAAAATTGCTAAACAGTTACAAAATTCAGTAATTTCAATTTTAAGAGATTTAGGATTAGAAAATGCAAATTTTTTAATTCAAGTTTTAGAATGTAAGCCTTCTGGCGATGGAATTGATAATATAAATTTTTTGTTTTCAGCTAATCCTGATCAGAAGCTTGCTCCATTATCTAATGTTATTTCAGGTGGAGAAATGTCAAGATTCTTATTAGCCATTAAATCTAGTATTTCTACAAAGCCAAATACTTTCTTTTTAGATGAAATTGATAACGGTTTAAGTGGTAAATCTTTATTTTCTTTGGTTGAGCTAATAAAAAAAATTTCTCATGATCAACAAGTTTTATGTATTACACACCAGCCTTTCTTGGCTGCTGGAGGATTAGCTCATTTTAAAGTTAATAAAAACGTTATTGATGGGATAACTTATACTTCAATATCCAAACTAACAACAAAAAAACAAAGAAAACATGAATTAGTAGAACTTATTGGTGGAGGTTCTTCTGAATTAAATGAATATGCGTCTAAACTTCTTGATAAATTTGCTGCATAA
- a CDS encoding ABC1 kinase family protein, whose protein sequence is MKEDFTDFIEVSGLLEYDPDTISKIYKKNPQRLLKRLWQTLLPIFIYIFSVGWDKLTGRLKNKAIARFRAKELTNLLVELGPAFVKAGQALSTRPDIIPGVLLEELSELQDQLPGFDGDKAMELIEEDLGSKIDEIFLHIDKKPISAASLGQVHKAKLKNNEVVAVKVQRPGLREQITLDLYIVRNIAYWLKNNIGLIRSDLVALIDELGKRVFEEMDYLNEAENAEKFRNMHKHNKMIAVPKIYKQITSRRVLTMEWIDGAKLTNLEDVQKLGIDPDKMIDIGVQCSLEQLLEHGFFHADPHPGNLLALKDGRLCYLDFGMMSEVSRDSRSGLIQAVVHLVNKNFDKLSQDFVKLGFLSEEVNLEPIVPAFQDVFINAVEQGVSKMDFKSVTDDMSGVMYKFPFKLPPYYALIIRSLLTLEGIALSVDPNFKILGAAYPYFARRLMEDPDPQLRESLKEMLFDNKKFKWDRLEDLLSNAAKQTNLDLEKLLDEVINLLFSPKGGFLRNEIVESLTNQIDELGLKILKNLNNYLPNSIKLNMTNENNNFNDLIMYIEPLRNFLEILRRVPGYSNDIFIKRVPRLINEPYTKEMSIKIAKKITEKGMVRLVKIAAGSSI, encoded by the coding sequence ATGAAAGAAGATTTTACTGATTTTATAGAGGTTTCTGGGCTTTTAGAGTACGATCCAGATACAATTTCTAAAATTTACAAAAAAAATCCACAAAGACTTTTAAAAAGGCTTTGGCAAACATTATTACCGATTTTTATTTATATATTTTCTGTCGGGTGGGATAAATTAACTGGTAGATTAAAGAATAAAGCTATTGCAAGATTTAGAGCAAAAGAATTAACAAATTTATTAGTAGAACTTGGACCAGCATTTGTTAAGGCAGGACAAGCTTTATCAACAAGACCAGATATTATTCCAGGAGTTCTACTGGAAGAGCTATCTGAATTACAAGATCAACTACCAGGCTTTGACGGAGATAAAGCTATGGAATTAATTGAGGAAGATTTAGGATCCAAAATAGATGAAATTTTTTTACATATTGATAAAAAACCAATTTCTGCCGCTTCTCTCGGACAAGTGCATAAAGCCAAACTAAAAAATAACGAAGTTGTTGCAGTTAAAGTTCAACGTCCCGGTTTAAGAGAACAAATTACTTTAGATCTCTACATAGTTAGAAATATTGCTTATTGGCTTAAAAACAATATTGGTCTTATAAGAAGCGATCTGGTTGCATTAATTGATGAATTAGGCAAAAGAGTGTTTGAAGAAATGGATTATTTAAATGAAGCTGAGAATGCTGAGAAATTTAGAAATATGCATAAACATAATAAAATGATTGCTGTGCCGAAAATTTATAAACAAATTACATCAAGAAGGGTCTTAACCATGGAATGGATTGATGGGGCAAAATTAACTAATTTAGAAGATGTACAAAAATTAGGAATAGATCCTGACAAAATGATTGATATTGGTGTCCAATGCAGTTTAGAACAACTCTTAGAACATGGTTTTTTCCACGCTGACCCACATCCGGGTAACTTATTAGCTTTAAAAGATGGGCGATTATGTTATTTAGACTTTGGAATGATGAGCGAAGTTTCAAGGGACTCTAGATCTGGTTTAATCCAAGCAGTTGTTCATTTGGTAAATAAAAACTTTGACAAGTTATCTCAAGACTTTGTAAAACTAGGGTTTTTATCAGAAGAAGTTAATTTAGAACCTATAGTTCCTGCATTTCAAGATGTTTTTATTAATGCTGTTGAACAAGGTGTTTCAAAAATGGATTTCAAAAGCGTCACTGACGATATGTCTGGTGTTATGTATAAATTTCCTTTCAAATTACCACCATATTATGCACTTATAATTAGGTCATTATTAACATTAGAAGGAATTGCTTTAAGCGTAGACCCAAATTTCAAAATATTAGGTGCAGCGTATCCATATTTTGCTAGAAGATTGATGGAAGATCCAGATCCGCAATTAAGAGAAAGTTTAAAAGAAATGCTTTTCGATAATAAAAAATTTAAATGGGACCGTTTAGAAGATCTACTTTCTAACGCTGCAAAGCAAACAAACCTTGATTTAGAAAAACTTTTAGATGAAGTAATAAATCTTCTCTTTTCACCAAAAGGAGGATTCCTTAGAAATGAAATAGTTGAAAGCTTAACAAATCAAATAGATGAACTTGGTTTAAAAATATTGAAAAATTTAAATAACTACCTTCCAAACTCAATTAAATTAAATATGACTAACGAAAATAACAACTTTAATGATCTGATAATGTACATAGAGCCATTAAGAAACTTTTTAGAGATTTTACGGAGAGTACCCGGTTACTCTAATGATATTTTTATAAAAAGAGTTCCTCGCCTGATAAATGAGCCTTATACAAAAGAAATGAGTATAAAAATTGCAAAAAAAATTACTGAAAAAGGGATGGTAAGACTTGTAAAAATTGCAGCTGGCTCAAGTATCTAA
- a CDS encoding alpha/beta hydrolase, giving the protein MKFSKLLIIKIIFILISSQFIFNVSKAKAAEEIKIVYSLFSRTITVNSLKKFAEEGNSTKNIKTILKATGSPNDEIRSVLKKDFEIPITIASKLVYSEIGNIFLRRLSSIIHPPRASDEKTGMLALRASIVQGIKLGNGKINLINFFEGYPTKTVILDVNALSKVMNKVESISELFDFFTNSPLDKIKTN; this is encoded by the coding sequence ATGAAGTTTAGTAAATTATTAATAATTAAAATTATTTTTATTTTAATAAGTTCTCAATTTATTTTTAATGTATCAAAAGCTAAAGCTGCTGAAGAAATAAAAATTGTATACAGCTTATTTTCTAGAACAATTACAGTAAATTCTTTAAAAAAATTTGCTGAAGAAGGTAATTCAACAAAAAATATAAAAACAATTTTAAAAGCAACTGGATCTCCTAATGATGAAATTAGATCAGTATTAAAAAAAGATTTTGAAATCCCTATCACAATTGCAAGCAAATTAGTATATTCAGAAATAGGTAATATTTTTTTAAGAAGACTTTCCTCTATTATTCATCCGCCTAGAGCAAGTGATGAAAAAACAGGAATGTTAGCGCTCAGAGCAAGTATTGTTCAGGGAATTAAGTTGGGAAATGGGAAAATAAATCTTATAAATTTTTTTGAAGGATATCCAACTAAAACTGTTATTTTAGATGTGAACGCTTTGAGCAAAGTTATGAATAAAGTAGAATCAATTTCAGAATTATTTGACTTTTTTACAAATTCTCCTCTAGACAAAATTAAAACAAATTAA
- the thrC gene encoding threonine synthase, whose amino-acid sequence MVLLNKIKNKLRINYKKKRWPGLIEAYKQYLPVTKKTPIISLNEGNTPLILSDSLSNLIGNGTKVFLKYDGLNPTGSFKDRGMTMAISKAKEEGSEAVICASTGNTSAAAAAYASRGGLKPYVLIPEGFVAQGKLAQALMYGAEIISINGNFDKALEIVRDLSSKYPVELVNSVNPFRIQGQKTAAFEIIDDLGFSPDWLCIPMGNAGNITAYWMGFNEYSKIKKNLKLPIMMGFQSEGSAPLVKNIIVEDPNTIATAIRIGNPVNREKAKIVRKESKGDFQSVTDEEIINAYKILAKEGIFCEPASAASVAGLIKNKNRIQKDSTIVCVLTGNGLKDPDCAIKNNDAIFRKNIEPSLKNITEILGY is encoded by the coding sequence ATGGTGTTATTAAATAAAATCAAAAATAAATTAAGAATTAATTATAAAAAGAAAAGATGGCCAGGTTTAATTGAAGCTTACAAACAATATCTTCCAGTTACTAAAAAAACTCCCATTATTTCACTTAATGAAGGAAATACGCCGCTAATTTTGAGTGACTCGCTTAGTAATTTAATTGGCAATGGAACAAAGGTTTTTTTAAAATATGACGGTCTTAATCCAACAGGATCTTTTAAAGATCGTGGTATGACAATGGCTATTAGCAAAGCAAAAGAAGAGGGCAGTGAAGCAGTAATTTGTGCAAGCACTGGAAACACTTCTGCTGCTGCTGCTGCATACGCTTCTCGAGGAGGATTAAAACCTTATGTTTTAATTCCAGAGGGATTTGTTGCACAAGGAAAACTTGCACAAGCTTTGATGTATGGAGCTGAAATAATATCTATTAATGGAAACTTTGATAAGGCTCTTGAAATTGTTAGAGATTTATCTTCAAAATATCCTGTAGAACTTGTTAACTCTGTTAACCCATTTCGAATACAAGGCCAAAAAACAGCAGCTTTTGAAATTATTGATGATCTAGGTTTTTCACCTGATTGGCTCTGTATACCAATGGGAAATGCGGGAAATATAACTGCTTATTGGATGGGATTTAACGAATATTCAAAAATAAAAAAGAATTTAAAATTACCAATTATGATGGGTTTTCAATCTGAAGGCTCTGCTCCATTGGTGAAAAATATAATAGTTGAAGATCCAAATACAATTGCAACAGCAATAAGAATTGGAAATCCTGTTAATAGAGAAAAAGCAAAAATAGTGAGAAAAGAAAGCAAAGGAGACTTTCAGTCCGTTACTGACGAAGAAATAATCAACGCTTATAAAATACTGGCTAAAGAAGGTATATTTTGCGAACCTGCAAGTGCAGCTTCAGTAGCAGGATTGATTAAAAATAAAAATAGAATACAGAAGGACTCCACAATAGTTTGCGTTCTTACTGGAAATGGTTTAAAAGATCCTGATTGTGCTATTAAAAATAACGATGCTATTTTTAGGAAAAATATTGAACCTTCGTTAAAAAATATTACTGAAATATTAGGATATTAA
- the dnaN gene encoding DNA polymerase III subunit beta: MEIICNQNELNNAIQLVSRAVASRPTHPILANILLTADQGTNKISLTGFDLNLGIQTSFDGTVENSGAITIPSKLLSEIVNKLPYETPVSINVEENSDNILIKSDRGSFNLIGIPSDDYPNLPFVESGTSLNIDPSSFLKALKTTIFASSNDDSKQLLTGVNFTFKKNYLESASTDGHRLAVALIGNEEHLENNNSLTSNEDDLSVTIPTRSLREIEKLVSLNSSENSIKLFYDKGQVVFISSNQIITTRTLEGKYPNYSQLLPDTFSKIFNFNTKKLIDALERIAVLADQQSSVVKIKLDNTDLASISADAQDIGNANELIPVSYSGENFDIAFNVRYLLEGLKVIASENVLLKCNLATTPAVFVPEDNLNSFTYLVMPVQVRS; this comes from the coding sequence ATGGAGATTATTTGTAATCAAAATGAGTTAAATAACGCTATTCAATTAGTTAGCAGAGCAGTTGCTTCACGACCAACTCATCCAATTCTTGCAAATATACTTTTAACAGCTGACCAAGGAACAAATAAAATTAGTTTGACAGGATTTGATCTTAACTTAGGAATTCAAACTTCATTCGATGGAACTGTTGAGAATAGTGGAGCTATTACTATACCTTCAAAACTATTATCTGAAATAGTTAATAAATTGCCTTATGAAACTCCTGTTTCTATAAATGTAGAAGAAAATTCAGATAATATTTTAATAAAAAGTGATAGAGGTTCTTTTAACCTTATAGGTATACCTTCTGATGATTATCCAAATTTACCATTTGTAGAGAGCGGTACTTCTCTAAATATTGATCCTAGTTCTTTTTTAAAAGCTTTAAAAACTACTATTTTTGCTAGTAGTAATGATGATTCAAAACAATTACTTACAGGTGTCAACTTTACCTTTAAAAAAAATTATTTAGAGTCTGCTTCTACTGATGGTCATAGATTGGCAGTGGCGTTAATTGGTAATGAAGAACATCTTGAAAATAATAATAGTTTAACTTCAAATGAAGATGATTTATCAGTAACTATTCCAACAAGATCATTAAGAGAAATTGAAAAGCTAGTATCTCTTAATAGCTCAGAAAATTCAATAAAGCTTTTCTATGACAAAGGCCAGGTAGTTTTTATTTCTTCTAATCAAATAATCACGACAAGAACCCTTGAAGGTAAATATCCAAATTATTCACAATTACTTCCTGATACTTTTTCTAAGATTTTTAATTTTAATACTAAAAAATTAATTGATGCATTAGAAAGAATTGCAGTTTTAGCTGATCAACAGAGTAGTGTTGTTAAGATTAAATTAGATAATACTGATTTAGCTTCAATAAGTGCAGATGCACAAGATATTGGAAACGCAAACGAATTAATACCTGTTTCTTACTCTGGAGAGAATTTCGATATTGCATTTAACGTTAGATATCTTTTAGAGGGTTTAAAAGTCATTGCTTCTGAAAATGTACTTCTAAAGTGTAATCTTGCAACTACTCCAGCTGTTTTTGTACCAGAAGATAATCTTAATTCATTTACTTATTTAGTCATGCCTGTTCAGGTTCGTTCTTAA
- a CDS encoding PRC-barrel domain-containing protein, translated as MKLPKEILLSDLLNCNVKGNLALNYGNGENVWMHPPVHRILGWYSRPSNFDLKRNVWRLNQISQIIDNEIYVNGDPAISDLATLNRFPTLIEANLINTNGSKIGVIADFLFEIKTGKIKYYIVSRSNPKIPGSSRWKLNIENINDQQPGLVFCESNSIDDLSLIKSSIKNEFLQKGKKIFDRFDDMKNIASNRLEEWLEEDEDINQNLDYKQKSFYNYDRTSRSFSDKKEDEPWI; from the coding sequence TTGAAGCTACCGAAAGAAATTTTATTAAGTGATTTACTTAATTGCAATGTTAAGGGTAATTTAGCTCTTAATTACGGAAATGGTGAAAATGTTTGGATGCATCCTCCAGTGCATCGAATTTTAGGATGGTATTCTCGTCCTTCAAACTTTGATTTAAAACGAAATGTTTGGAGATTAAATCAAATTAGTCAAATAATAGATAATGAAATTTATGTCAATGGTGATCCAGCAATTTCTGATTTAGCAACTTTAAATAGGTTTCCGACTTTAATAGAAGCTAATTTGATAAATACAAATGGTTCAAAAATAGGAGTAATTGCAGATTTTCTCTTTGAAATAAAAACGGGTAAAATTAAATATTATATAGTTTCTAGATCTAATCCTAAAATTCCAGGTTCAAGTAGGTGGAAACTAAATATTGAAAATATTAATGATCAACAACCGGGCTTAGTATTTTGTGAAAGCAATTCTATAGATGATTTATCATTAATTAAATCAAGTATTAAAAATGAATTTTTGCAAAAAGGAAAAAAAATTTTTGATAGATTCGATGATATGAAAAATATAGCTTCTAATAGATTAGAGGAATGGCTTGAAGAAGATGAAGATATAAACCAAAACTTAGATTATAAACAAAAAAGTTTTTATAATTACGATAGAACATCAAGATCTTTTAGTGATAAAAAAGAAGATGAACCTTGGATTTAA